The Flavobacterium psychrophilum genome includes a region encoding these proteins:
- a CDS encoding phosphoesterase has protein sequence MLERLIELDRDVFVYLNSLGTEFFDPFWLFITKQVNWLPIFAIIAYLTFKRLGWRHALLVVGMVAVLIAFTDQTTNLFKNSFQRLRPGNNPEIAGIIRAIQHRKSFSFISGHASNSMAAAFFLYHVLKPYLKYMGFFFIWPLIFAYSRIYLGLHYPGDILLGYAWGIFTGWLVLKLYVYLRNRFFPEEKERLDNPTNSEPVTNG, from the coding sequence ATGCTTGAAAGACTTATAGAACTGGACAGAGATGTATTTGTATACCTTAATTCCCTTGGAACTGAATTTTTTGACCCTTTCTGGTTGTTTATAACCAAACAGGTAAATTGGCTACCCATATTTGCAATTATAGCCTACCTTACTTTTAAAAGGCTGGGTTGGCGTCATGCGTTGCTCGTAGTAGGTATGGTTGCGGTTTTAATTGCTTTTACAGATCAGACAACAAACCTGTTTAAAAACAGTTTCCAAAGGCTGCGTCCGGGCAATAACCCCGAGATTGCAGGAATCATCAGGGCTATTCAGCACCGAAAATCATTCAGTTTTATATCAGGGCACGCTTCCAATTCTATGGCTGCCGCTTTCTTTTTATATCATGTATTAAAGCCTTACCTAAAATATATGGGCTTCTTTTTTATATGGCCGCTTATATTTGCTTACAGCCGAATTTACCTTGGCCTGCATTACCCGGGAGACATACTTTTGGGCTATGCATGGGGCATATTCACAGGTTGGCTTGTACTTAAGCTTTACGTATATTTAAGAAACAGATTCTTCCCGGAAGAAAAAGAACGATTAGATAACCCTACTAACAGTGAGCCCGTCACGAATGGGTAA
- a CDS encoding Sec-independent protein secretion pathway component yields the protein MFGIGGGEFFFIIIVVLMLFGSDKIPEIARGLGKGMQQLKDATNDIKSEIHKSADIDGIKKSFNEIGNGTNDTSDSIKGEIDKIKEDVEDMSGPIKRIR from the coding sequence ATGTTTGGAATAGGAGGAGGAGAATTTTTCTTCATTATAATAGTCGTACTTATGCTTTTCGGATCGGATAAGATTCCGGAAATCGCGCGCGGACTTGGTAAAGGTATGCAGCAGCTTAAGGATGCTACAAACGATATTAAAAGCGAAATTCATAAAAGTGCCGATATAGACGGGATAAAGAAAAGCTTTAACGAAATTGGTAACGGTACCAACGATACTTCAGATAGTATAAAAGGTGAGATCGATAAGATAAAAGAAGATGTTGAAGATATGTCGGGCCCTATAAAACGTATCCGATAA
- a CDS encoding methyltransferase, with the protein MHFISEELEDYAAFHSENEPELLAALNKETHQKILQPRMLSGHFQGRVLSIIAKLVNPQHILEIGTYTGYATLCLAEGLRKDGTLDTMDVNEELYDFQRKYFDLSQWKDQITQHLGQALDIIPTLNKKFDLVFIDADKENYINYFNMIVPLMNKGGIILSDNVLWSGKVLEPVKANDKSTKILLEYNKLLKEDPRVETVLLPIRDGLTVSRVI; encoded by the coding sequence ATGCATTTTATATCGGAAGAACTGGAAGATTATGCTGCTTTTCACAGCGAAAATGAGCCTGAACTGTTAGCTGCTTTAAATAAAGAAACACACCAGAAAATACTACAGCCGAGAATGCTCAGCGGCCATTTTCAGGGAAGGGTGCTTAGCATTATAGCTAAACTTGTAAATCCGCAGCACATACTAGAAATAGGTACTTACACCGGCTATGCCACACTTTGCCTTGCAGAAGGACTACGCAAAGACGGCACACTGGATACTATGGATGTTAATGAGGAATTGTATGATTTTCAGCGCAAATACTTTGACCTTTCGCAGTGGAAAGACCAGATCACGCAACATTTAGGCCAGGCACTGGATATAATTCCAACGCTTAATAAGAAGTTTGACCTTGTTTTTATTGATGCTGATAAAGAGAATTACATCAATTATTTTAATATGATCGTACCCCTTATGAACAAAGGTGGCATTATATTATCTGATAATGTTTTGTGGAGTGGCAAAGTACTGGAACCTGTAAAAGCCAACGACAAAAGCACTAAAATTCTATTAGAATACAATAAACTACTGAAAGAAGACCCAAGGGTAGAAACAGTATTATTACCCATTCGTGACGGGCTCACTGTTAGTAGGGTTATCTAA
- a CDS encoding aminopeptidase, whose translation MTAQETPVQKREPGHKDANKFSQMYDLLATPNMFRTASGAPGPAYYQQQADYKMDIELDDKNTKLFGKETITYHNNSPEDLDYLWIQLDQNQSAKDSKSKLVDSQKMDQAYNADAFSRRYLEEGFAGGFNIEYVQDANGKALPFTINQTMMRIDLPTPLKSRSKISFAIKWWYNINNYRVVGGRSGYEHFDKDNNNLYVIAQFYPRMAVYNDVEGWQNMQFWGAGEFALPFGNFEVNITVPADHIMDGTGDLMNRAEVLTADQLKRYEQATRSYDKPVVIVTQAEAEKSEKGFATQKKTWKFNAKNVRDFAFSTSRKFIYDAMAVKLSEKTVMAISLYPKEANPLWGDTSTKTVAHTLKTYSKYTFDYPYPKAISVSAEDQGMEYPMICWNYGRPDEKGFVSDRIKWGNMSVIIHEVGHNFFPMIVNSDERQWSWMDEGLNTFIQYLTEQEYSADYPSSRGPASKIVPYMSGDQKFLEPIMTNSESIHQFGSNAYAKPATGLNILREVIMGRELFDHAFKTYANRWKFKHPTPEDFFRTMEDASAVDLDWFWRGWFYTTDYVDLGIQDVKQYYVTEKQPESVKEVNIKKGRFGQEKGPFVYMVPDTYDVKKRDKKALDLKEVKLLDDYITEKFTGEERAKLKSPSYFYEVTFNKPGDMLMPIIAELTYEDGTTETFTFPVQIWRKNNQTASRVFATSKKVTKIIVDPKLLTADVDVTNNVWPAAEGNAKFDKFGG comes from the coding sequence ATGACGGCTCAGGAAACACCTGTGCAAAAACGCGAACCAGGCCATAAGGATGCCAATAAATTTAGCCAGATGTACGATCTGCTGGCTACGCCAAATATGTTTCGTACAGCATCGGGAGCTCCCGGGCCGGCTTACTATCAGCAGCAGGCCGATTATAAGATGGACATTGAGTTGGATGATAAGAATACAAAGCTGTTTGGTAAAGAAACCATTACCTACCATAACAATTCGCCCGAGGATTTAGACTATTTATGGATTCAGCTGGACCAGAACCAAAGTGCTAAAGATTCAAAATCTAAACTGGTAGACAGCCAAAAGATGGATCAGGCGTATAATGCCGATGCATTTTCACGCCGTTACCTGGAAGAAGGTTTTGCGGGTGGTTTCAATATAGAATATGTTCAGGATGCTAATGGCAAAGCATTGCCGTTTACCATTAACCAAACCATGATGCGTATTGATCTGCCTACCCCGTTAAAGTCACGTAGTAAAATTTCATTCGCTATAAAATGGTGGTATAATATTAATAACTACCGTGTAGTTGGTGGGCGCTCGGGTTACGAACATTTTGATAAAGACAATAATAACCTGTATGTAATTGCGCAGTTTTATCCGCGAATGGCGGTATACAATGATGTGGAAGGCTGGCAGAACATGCAGTTTTGGGGTGCAGGCGAGTTTGCTTTGCCGTTTGGAAACTTTGAGGTAAATATTACTGTCCCTGCCGATCATATCATGGATGGTACCGGCGACCTTATGAACAGGGCTGAAGTGCTTACGGCAGATCAGCTTAAGCGTTACGAACAGGCAACAAGATCGTATGATAAGCCTGTGGTGATTGTAACTCAGGCGGAAGCCGAAAAATCAGAAAAAGGATTTGCTACCCAGAAGAAAACCTGGAAATTTAACGCTAAGAACGTAAGGGATTTTGCTTTTTCTACATCAAGGAAGTTTATTTACGATGCTATGGCCGTTAAGCTTTCAGAGAAAACGGTAATGGCAATTTCGTTATATCCTAAAGAAGCCAATCCGCTATGGGGTGATACTTCAACTAAAACGGTAGCGCACACTTTAAAAACCTATTCTAAATATACTTTTGATTACCCTTATCCTAAAGCTATATCTGTTTCGGCAGAAGACCAGGGGATGGAATACCCAATGATATGCTGGAACTACGGGCGCCCTGATGAAAAAGGATTTGTAAGCGACAGGATAAAATGGGGAAATATGAGTGTGATCATCCATGAGGTTGGGCACAACTTCTTCCCGATGATTGTTAATTCTGACGAAAGACAGTGGAGCTGGATGGATGAAGGACTTAATACTTTTATACAATATTTAACCGAGCAGGAATACTCGGCAGATTATCCGTCGTCACGTGGGCCTGCGTCTAAGATTGTTCCCTATATGAGCGGCGACCAGAAGTTTCTGGAGCCAATTATGACGAATTCTGAATCTATCCATCAGTTTGGCAGCAATGCGTATGCTAAGCCGGCTACAGGTTTAAATATACTGCGTGAAGTAATTATGGGCAGGGAATTGTTTGACCATGCCTTTAAAACCTATGCTAACCGTTGGAAGTTTAAGCACCCAACCCCTGAAGATTTTTTCAGGACTATGGAAGATGCATCTGCGGTAGACCTTGACTGGTTTTGGAGAGGCTGGTTTTATACTACAGATTATGTAGATCTGGGTATTCAGGACGTAAAACAATACTACGTAACCGAAAAACAGCCTGAAAGCGTTAAAGAGGTGAACATTAAAAAAGGCAGGTTCGGGCAGGAGAAAGGTCCATTTGTGTATATGGTGCCCGATACATACGATGTGAAAAAACGCGATAAGAAAGCACTTGATCTTAAAGAGGTGAAACTGCTTGACGATTATATTACAGAGAAATTTACAGGAGAGGAGAGGGCAAAACTAAAATCACCATCTTATTTTTATGAGGTAACGTTTAACAAGCCGGGTGATATGCTGATGCCGATAATAGCCGAGCTTACGTATGAAGACGGTACTACCGAAACGTTTACTTTCCCGGTGCAAATATGGAGAAAGAACAATCAAACGGCATCGAGGGTGTTTGCTACAAGTAAAAAAGTAACTAAAATTATTGTCGATCCTAAGTTGCTTACTGCCGATGTAGATGTTACCAATAACGTGTGGCCTGCAGCTGAAGGCAATGCAAAGTTTGATAAGTTTGGTGGCTAA